The region aaCAATAGTTTATTTAGTTCATTATAATTTATAGGCATGCCAAATTAACCCCTATAAACGTGACCACGTGTTTAAGTGGtggattaatatttttattattatgtaTTCACTAAACCATCTAATAATTCACATTATAATACATAGTCTTAATATTTAATTGCAAACATCTTAGAACTATAAAAGTTGCATGAAACATAAAACAAACTTGGAgacatattttaatataaaatatcatTGGAGCAGCATTTTATAATTGATGGCTATAAATTTATAAGGGGACATCAAAGAAATGGTATTCAATTTGATTTTGTGTTCTCACTttattttgttttcatttcaCTACCAGTATAATTACTAAATAACTATTATTTGGTTTCTTATTTACAAATTTAAAATCACTATTTTTATAGAGATATATATTTCAAACCTCTTAAAAATTTAGATATTAAAAATTCAGAACCAAACAAACAATCTCATATATATCatcaatttaaaattaaaatcgtCACTTAAATCATCCAAGCTCCGTTATGGTCTTTCTAATTTCTTTCTCCCAACTATGTTCGACTGCGGATTTTTTGAAGAGACTTGAGAAACTATACAAAATAAAGAAGTCCCATTTAAGACAAATTTATAGATTTAAGGGTGCATAGTTAAGTGATTAGTGTTTataaaaaattatagaaaataGAAGAACTAAGATGATTATAAAAAACGAATATACCGGTTCTTACTTTAATAAGCATTCAAGAAGTATAGGACTTGATTTTGTAGTCTCATTTGATTTGTTAATTGTCATATCATAACCTGCATCTGCATCCTTTCAAATGATTTTGTCTCTTCCAATTTTTAATATTTATCCCCATTTTTCACGTAATGAAAAATAAGCATTAGTTATTATTAGAGAGGATGaaaaaatatttatgaatttatgctGGTTTTAGAAATCTTGAACATGGATTTATTTTACTGTTTATTGTTAGAGAATGATTACAGAGTGTATCTCTCAAGATATTCCCATGTTTCTAAAACGCTTTATTAAGTACATAATTTGATATATTATATTAACCCGCACAAAGTTATTTGTTAAATTCATTCAATGAAAAACGATATTTATGTAAATTGATATGTTTTATTGATGTGAACGAGTGTGTCCTTAAAACGTAGATCAGTTGGCTTGACAATTTGAGGGTGTGGACGAATAGCACATTTGTGTTCACGTCAAACATTAACATTGTGGGAGTTTACTAGTTAGGCTTTGGGGTTTACGGCTCGgcaaacatgaggcaacgtctaGAATTTTATGGTCTTGTCTCCATTTGATTTAGTACATTCTAACTTATGGACATCTCTTATTTCATAACAAAGTAATCCACATTCGGCTTCATGTCCTAAAACATCATTCCAAAATGGAAAATCAAAACGAATGATAAGAACCATTAATAACTTTATACCATTTTATCGCAATCCACCTTACCACCAACCTATTAGGTTGAAACTTTTCATATGGTTACTCACATACTAAATTTACTACCTTGAAAATCTGTGTAATGTAAGATTACATGCCTTTTACCAAACTACATAACAAATACCCAACGTGCACTCATATTCTCACCTTTGGATGTCTACTCTATCAACATCTACATACTAAAAGCAAACTTGCTCTCACTCTATACCATTCATATTCCTTGGCTCCCCTTCCAATCAATAATGCTTGTCATTGTTGGAAATTTTCTTATAAACCTTTGTCTTTTAAACGCATTATCCCACATAGGAGAAAAGAAAAAACCTTGACTAGCTTTATAAGCATCTGTCTCTATATATTTTTAAATGGATAAAGCAAGACAAAAAGACATTTAGGCTACAACTTGTCATTATATACACAAATTCCGGAATAGATTTATTGATTACAAAATATGTTAAGTTAAAATTAAGAAGTTAATTAGACAGTTAATTTCGGTTTTGAAACATGTATGTGCTATAAATTGATTAATTGACAAATTAAATGGTTGATCACATACAAAAAAACATCACTTTCTTTCACTCTCGTTTTTATGGGAAATCAAGGAAGCATGAAGAATTTCGTCAGGATCAATCTTGATCAGATTGCTATATCCTCTAGATAGATCCCTACTAAAGAAATTtatgtcttaggacactgcaaaaCAGACATCAATCTGTGGTTATTTTCCTGATTAGTGAAACAGTTATAAACATCCAAATACAACTATGTTTTCTGATTTGTGAATCTTAGTAtgtaattttgacttttttttttatgtttctgtTGTTCAATTTCGTATTTGATAACTTTTGTCATAACAATCACTGTTCTGGTCTATCGAACAAGAAAATAATTATTTCTCGACACATCACATTTGATGCATTGGTTTTTCCATTTGCATACACAATACCCAACAAAAACTATCATACACTTTCCTAGATCTCAACATTGCTACGAACCTCATTGTCTAACTCCTTTTCATATCTTCCTCACTTTTTGGTACCATACTCGACCCCGCCAACACTTACCATTAGCCTTCCCCAACCTTAACTCACCATTCATCCCCTTCCCACACCCATCTCAATCCAATCCCACAATTAGGTCATTATCTCCTTCATTCTGACCGCCTATTGTTGCCCTATAACCCTTTATCATCAAGTGTAACAAGAACCCCTCAAAATTTTCACTCACTCCTTCACACCCAATGACCACACGATCCAAAACCATGATTTCCAAACCCATTAATCGACCCAGTGTTGTATTCGACCTAGCTTATTTTATTGCATTATACCTTATTTATGTACATGTATACCCTCATATACATGGTCATGTTGAACATATGGTTAACATATGATTCAACATACTTGTCTAAATATAAGATTCTAACCACTAAATGCACACATGCATAACATTTAAGTTTCCATAATTTGCAAGTAAATGTTTTTATCTTTATGTTCATCTAAAATGCATCCCTATCTTTCTTATTTCAAATTGATTTAATGACTAAGCATTACTTGATAATTCCATATAAAATTGCATGGTAACATGATTAATGATAATGAAATTTATGGAAAAACTTTGATAAAGTTAATCAGATAAGAAATCCTATCTTTATTGAACTTAAAAAATATTCAATTTGTTCCTTATAGAATGATATAGTTGCTTATCCTaaaaaatatcctcatctttatCATGTAGACCATTTCCATCACAAATATTCTAATGTTCGCAAGCATGGTGATTACAGGTTTCTATAGGACCATTAACACTTTATGAATTTCCAGTTTCTGTTGTATCACAATACTTGTATGCTTCAAAATATGTTTCTTAAATATGATTTTTTCCAAAAAGTGGATGCAAGTTTTTGAGTTCAACATCAAAATTTCATTTATTACAGATTAAAGGTTGGGCTCTATGGTGAACTTACATGtttcctaaaaaaatataaactacATATCACTAAACCTCTTTTTGATGTTGGAGAGTATATGGTTTACTACATATGCTCTATATTAGGAAATTAATCTTCCATGACTTCAAAAAGTTTGTATAATCAGTACAAACATTATATGGTCAATGAGTGaatgaaaataattatttagtaaaagCATGAACCTAGTGTTGGTTAGCTAATGCCAAATCATTTCTATTATAGAGTTGAAGGTCATCAATTAGTAAGTCCAAGAACCACTTCCAATTTCCTAGGTATCAACACATACCATTTCCCCTGCAATTAGAAATATCTAGTTATTGGCATCCTTACCCACAATACATAGCAATTCCTCACCATATATACCTTTGAGGAAGCAACAATATATCCCAATTATCCTAGTACACCCTTCTATCCAACCATGGTATAACTCCTTCAAATCATGCATATGCATTGTTAAGACATCCATCTTAACAATGAAACCTAGGTTCAAATTCTAATCTCCTCATCATATCACTATAGTCTAGCATTTCTATTATAGTCCTTTCAATAAGACTCAATGCATATTTTTTAGCCCTCCTATATTGACCAAAAGTAACTTCAATggaaataactttatataacttCGAATCTTAGTTTTCTAAACACTCACAAACATTTGTGGAATATTTTCTTCGAGTGGTAAATTGCAATGGAACATAGATTACTTAAAGATGAGTCATTTTTTgtcttgttcatacaacttataTCATCATAAAACTTGATCTCAACAAAAAAGTTATTTGAAAACATAGTCTCATCGCCTTTTCCCTCAATAACTTATATAAGTTTTTCCATACTCACAACATATGCATTGTCCTCTTCAAACCATTCTTTCGAATCCTCACTAATGGGCAATATACATAACAATATAACCTCCATTTTTATACCTAACATCTAAAAACTTAAACATAATCATTATTGTTTTTTATGATACAAACAGTATCTTTCAAACATAGATTACTCACACAACAATATCGCTTTACACACCTTTCTTGTGGCAATGCTTTCATATATGTTACACATTCAGGGAAATTCATACATGTGAATTCTCTCATTAGTGTTATGACAAAGCCATAAGAGGGAAACTAACTAACATTCATTCGAAGTTAACATAAACATTAAGATAAATagcaaatcattgttgattcaacattCTTCCAAAATAGAATACAACTTTAGGAAGAAAAAGATACGATTTTCAAGTAATAACGATGAAAAGATGTGATTTTCATATTAGGGATTATTTAATTACGTGACACATCAACGACATAATTTCGTCCTTAATCTTTCACTTATTTTCAAACCATGTTATAGTTACCTTTCATCTCTCAAGAGAAATCTACAAGTGTCTAATGCATTATGTACAAGACTTTGATGCATTAACTCTAAGAGGATATAGAATCAGGCAACAAAAAAAGAGGTAAGGCAACCGGGAGAGGACAAAGAATTCATGGCTTATTCCACGATAGGGCTTGTTTTTGTAGCAGATGACAGGTGCAAAACGGTGTTCTCGACAATGCCTAGTACACATGTCAAACGTTGTTGCATAGGAGGACATGTACATAACACTATAAACGAACCGAACGTTCAACGAACTGTTCATGAACCGTTCGGCAGGAAATTCGTTTACCTTCATTTATTTTCATTCATTTAAGTTatttttatgttcatatatgttcaattatgttttattacattaatatattatatgtttgtttatgttcaattatgtttgtttatctttgttcATTTATTTTCGTTAgtttatgttcgtttagcatGTGCAAAAACATAAGCAAACGACATAAACAATGTAATTTGTTAAATGAATGAAGATAAACAAGAAAACTCATTAGTTTAACCATTCACATTCGTTCGTTTGTTTGGCTAACTTAAACAAACAAATATGAACAATCCCTATTCCTGTTAGTTTAGTGTAAACCATTTACAGCACTACATGTACAACACATAGCCTGACCCGTTCAATTTTGCTAATAATCGTCTTTTTACTCTAATTTTGAACACTGTAAGATCCAAACTACACAATAAAGGATTAAAGACCGAATGCCTCCCAAACAAAAAGTTGATTGGAGTGTTTTGACATTAACACATAATAAAACTTCCATTTATATGCAAAATAAATTCAATACAATGAAATGCAAATACCAAATCAACATTTGAAGGTTGCTTTCGTGTCAACGACTAGCTAACACTCCTTGGCAACCACACACCGGAAACTTTATTCGACACTACAAATCGACCACTATGGCGGTGGTGATGGGCGGCGATGGTGGTGGTGTATTAAACATCACTCAAAGCCTCTttccacacacacacaacacCGGTGACAACAAATTTAACCATAAACAATAACAATAATTTGCTAGCAATGGATGTCAATTGGCCAACAGACATTGGCCTAAAGCACCTCCTTCGCATCACTCTACGATTCTGTACATAAATACCATCACTCTTTTGAACCCTTACTGACTGCTACAGAACTCAAGAAATCCCATGAATTCATGGTTTTGAATCATTGTGATGCTCTTCTCAATACCAATAACCCCTGTAAAGCACAAAGTACAACTCCGTAAACACAAAGTACAACATCAAACAAAAGGATTGAAAAAACTTACCCATTGTAACTGCACTAGCAAATATGACAGCAGAAAGAATGAACACTATGAGTGAAGCCCTCTTTAGAAAAGCAACAAGTTTTCTAACAAAGAATTGTCCCCAAAAACCGGCTAAAATTGACACTGACATCAAGTATAATGCTGCAAAAACATAAAAAGATTAATCCGGTGTCACGtttcttgaaaaaaaattattattttgaaatGCTGACGTGGAATATACCGTATGGGATAGGAAACCGGTTGAGTAGATAAAACTCGACCACTGATAAAGATGAAGAAAACATCATCACAAATGTTGCTGTCGCACTTGCCACCTAcgcaacaataaaaaaaaaacatcattttcTCAATTGtgacaatttatttattttaggccAAATTACACAAAAATTATTAGCCATTACGAATATTCTTTATAAAATCCATTTATATTAGATTTTGTTTTCCATTTCAACCATTATTAATTTACAAAAATTTATTTATCTAGACAATTTTTAATGAGGTGTCAAAGGAAATGTGTGACATTTCTTTTGACATATAAGATGTAACCTCGTTAAAATTATTGATCTATTTATTTATCCAAAGATATTACAGATCGAATTTTCGATCTGTGTATACCTGAGGAATGACACCGATCTCGAGTAAGAGGGGGCCGAGAATGAAGCCGCCACCGGAGCCAAGAAGGCCGCCGACAGTGCCGCCCAATATCCCGCAGAGAGCACAGAAGATAAGGTGGGGGACAGTCCACTCGATCGAAGCCTCACACACTGATTCAGTGTTCCCCAAGCTTTTCCTCTTCTTGCTTTCTTTGTATAATTTAACACATTCATATCCAAAAACCGCCAGTGTCGCAGGAAActggaagaaaaaaaaattttaaaaaaaacggTTGTTCGGATTTGTGCAGTGAATGATTGTACAGTACAACAAGGTGATACGTGGTTTCTATAAACTTAAAAAGTACCTGTGCAACAGTGAGCACCCAGTACCATGTACTGCAAACCACTAGATCATTCTGTAGAAGACAGACAGACaggaaattagaatttagaatatgtcaataaggtaaattgaccaatttacccttcaTCATGGATTCATGAAAAGTAAAAAGTACTTgccttgatgatttgaagaacTAGAAAGGCAGCCCATACGGCAACCAGAAGCATAAGCTTCTTCCAGCGTAAATTAAATGTAAATATTTCCTACAAATATGTATAAACacgttttaattattaaatataataactttttattctaaaaaaataaaaatccaaaGTTAAAAATTTGCGTCAAATGGAAGAAGAGAAACAGAGGATGCTCACCATTGGAGATTTCTCTTCTCTAGGAATTAAAGGCTCGTATGTGTCAATCAGaactgtaaaaaaaattaattagttATTGAAATGAATAATggtataataattaaaaatgaccatattttataaatataatcaCTTTTATCAAAATGTTAAATATAAAAAGATCATAGCAAAACTCACGTTCGCCTCGAGAATTGGCAAATGTTTCTCGTGGCCTTGCCATTTCTTTCTGCATtcagtaaaaaaaaaaagttacatatAAGATTGAATAGTTGTAATAATAACTAAAAGTATATAAAAAAAGCTAAAAGCTTTAACCTTTAGTATAGACTCTTCTTTCCACATCTCAATTCCCCTAAAGAAAGACCTTGAAGAGGTTCCTATCAACAAATATTGGAAAAATTTTGATCATtggttaaaattaaaaataatcccTAACAATGTAAGAATAAAAGAATCTCATGAACCAACAATCATTAGTGTTTAAGTCAATGAACAGATCCACATCACATATGTGACATCTACTTgtataaattaataatttaataccTAAACATCATATAAAATACATTGGTCTAAACCTACTTGACAATAACATAGAGATAAAGACTCATAGTTTTTATTAATTTCAGTTAAGCAATAATGCAAATCTAAACCTAAAACAAATAGAAGATTATCCATTTCAAGATCCACATGTAACAAATTGTGAAATAAGATCAAACAAAAAGTATGAACAGTAAAAACAAAGGATACCTAAGAAGAGGATGATGATGAGAACAGTGATGAGCCAAT is a window of Lactuca sativa cultivar Salinas chromosome 1, Lsat_Salinas_v11, whole genome shotgun sequence DNA encoding:
- the LOC111906555 gene encoding sulfite exporter TauE/SafE family protein 4, yielding MATKGFVLYLLAGFSVAVLSVFLISDHHSYKINHLPHRSSPDSVTLDSDEKTWPELEFDGRIVLATIIGFLGSAFGTVGGVGGGGIFVPMLTLIVGFDTKSAAALSKCMIMGASASSFWYNLRVQHPCREVPILDYDLALLFQPMLMLGITLGVALSVVFPYWLITVLIIILFLGTSSRSFFRGIEMWKEESILKKEMARPRETFANSRGELLIDTYEPLIPREEKSPMEIFTFNLRWKKLMLLVAVWAAFLVLQIIKNDLVVCSTWYWVLTVAQFPATLAVFGYECVKLYKESKKRKSLGNTESVCEASIEWTVPHLIFCALCGILGGTVGGLLGSGGGFILGPLLLEIGVIPQVASATATFVMMFSSSLSVVEFYLLNRFPIPYALYLMSVSILAGFWGQFFVRKLVAFLKRASLIVFILSAVIFASAVTMGVIGIEKSITMIQNHEFMGFLEFCSSQ